A region of Allocoleopsis franciscana PCC 7113 DNA encodes the following proteins:
- a CDS encoding PAS domain S-box protein translates to MDASKFSSTRLKFPSDVWVRRRGAFIISIPVICLLASILVIAALRARTIAVRQQEQQSQKTVTDTSRLLKELIEAETGVRGYVITRRPEFLSPYLKAKALLPQSVDTLYAQVENYPARRQQFQEILSLARQQFQLLEQTLETSDRQGATAGTSTLITERLQESRLNMDELRQAISEFYEQEKRWQNDRQVQAFRWARVTTIVQWTCLAVGLLGSGAALCLFNQLDQDRRQQASRLRTNNLYLQAIFDHVVDGIIIVNSRGYIQSANSATGEIFGYEPSELQGVHLQRLMAELFAEDSGQAMKSLVGKNHDKLRLQQETVGRQKSGQIFPMEFALSEMQLDNEHLFIVIVRDITERKQSQDILLKQAQLLNLANDTIIVRDLNDTITYWNQGAQRLYGFSPAEAVGQCIHSLLQTEVPQPLEEIEEALFQQGYWSGELMHSRRDGSRVFVKSGWTLQRDETGMPLAFLEINQDITERKQAEAALRKSEELYRTLVKNFPNGAVFLFDQQMRYSIAEGTGLANINLNSELLTGKTIWETLPLETAQILEPIYREALQGKRTVTEIPFSDRFYCVHVLPVINEDGEILLGMTMTQDITESKKAQQALRARADELARLTTVLAQTTTNLEKRNAELDQFAYIVSHDLKAPLRAIANLAQWLEEDLADSLTAETRHQMDLLQGRVHRMEALINGLLQYSRVGRFRTELELVDMEILLAEVIDSLAPPPEFTITVMPDMPTLWIERVPLEQVFANLIGNGIKHHHRKDGKIVISAQEHTDCYEFAIADNGPGIAPEFHEKVFIMFQTLEPRDKVESTGVGLAIVKKIIEDKGGTIVLESAPSQGATFRFTWPKQPMA, encoded by the coding sequence ATGGACGCCTCAAAATTTTCGAGTACTCGGCTTAAGTTCCCATCCGATGTTTGGGTTCGTAGGCGAGGCGCTTTTATTATCTCGATTCCAGTGATTTGCTTGTTGGCTTCCATTTTGGTGATCGCTGCTTTGCGTGCTCGAACGATTGCGGTTCGACAACAGGAGCAACAAAGTCAGAAAACGGTTACCGATACCAGCCGCTTGTTGAAAGAACTCATTGAGGCAGAGACAGGGGTTCGAGGGTATGTGATTACCAGGCGTCCAGAATTTCTCAGTCCTTATTTAAAGGCCAAAGCTCTCCTCCCTCAGTCGGTGGACACTCTTTACGCTCAAGTTGAAAACTATCCCGCACGGCGTCAGCAATTCCAAGAAATTCTCTCGTTAGCACGTCAACAATTTCAGCTTTTAGAGCAGACGCTAGAGACAAGTGATCGGCAAGGAGCCACAGCAGGAACCTCTACCCTCATCACGGAGCGATTGCAAGAGAGCCGATTGAACATGGATGAGCTGCGCCAAGCCATTTCGGAGTTTTACGAGCAAGAAAAACGCTGGCAGAATGATCGCCAAGTGCAAGCCTTCCGGTGGGCGAGGGTGACAACAATTGTACAGTGGACTTGTTTAGCGGTGGGTCTGCTGGGTTCTGGAGCCGCTCTGTGCCTATTTAATCAGTTAGACCAAGATCGACGCCAGCAGGCAAGCCGTTTGCGAACAAATAATTTATATTTACAAGCTATTTTCGATCATGTTGTCGATGGCATCATCATTGTCAATTCGCGCGGCTACATTCAATCGGCAAATAGTGCAACTGGAGAAATCTTTGGTTATGAACCCAGTGAACTTCAAGGGGTACATCTACAACGACTTATGGCAGAACTGTTTGCAGAAGATAGTGGTCAAGCGATGAAGTCTTTGGTGGGGAAGAATCACGATAAGCTACGCCTGCAACAGGAAACAGTGGGTCGTCAAAAGAGTGGTCAAATCTTCCCAATGGAGTTTGCGCTCAGCGAGATGCAGCTAGATAATGAGCATCTGTTTATTGTGATTGTGCGTGATATCACAGAACGCAAACAATCACAAGATATCTTGTTGAAACAAGCTCAGTTGCTCAATTTAGCCAATGACACTATTATCGTGCGTGACCTCAACGACACTATCACTTATTGGAATCAAGGAGCACAACGGCTTTATGGTTTCTCACCAGCCGAAGCTGTGGGTCAATGTATCCACAGTCTCCTGCAAACAGAAGTTCCTCAACCGTTGGAGGAAATTGAAGAAGCTTTGTTTCAGCAAGGATATTGGAGTGGGGAACTGATGCATTCCCGAAGGGATGGTAGCCGTGTTTTCGTGAAAAGCGGCTGGACATTACAACGGGACGAGACAGGAATGCCATTGGCTTTCTTGGAAATTAATCAGGATATTACAGAGCGTAAGCAAGCAGAAGCGGCTCTGCGAAAGAGCGAAGAGTTATATCGCACCCTGGTGAAAAATTTCCCCAATGGAGCCGTGTTTCTGTTTGATCAACAAATGCGATATTCCATTGCCGAAGGCACGGGATTAGCCAACATTAATCTTAATAGTGAATTGCTGACCGGGAAGACGATTTGGGAGACATTACCTCTGGAAACGGCTCAAATCCTAGAGCCAATTTATCGTGAGGCGCTCCAAGGAAAAAGGACGGTGACAGAAATTCCCTTTAGCGATCGCTTTTACTGTGTCCATGTCCTGCCTGTCATCAACGAAGACGGCGAAATTTTGTTGGGGATGACGATGACGCAAGATATCACCGAGAGTAAAAAAGCCCAACAAGCGTTACGAGCGCGTGCGGATGAATTAGCTCGACTCACAACCGTACTCGCCCAAACCACAACAAACTTAGAGAAGCGAAATGCCGAACTCGATCAATTTGCCTACATTGTATCTCACGACCTCAAGGCTCCCTTAAGGGCGATCGCCAACCTCGCCCAGTGGCTGGAAGAAGACCTCGCAGACTCCTTAACCGCAGAAACTCGGCATCAAATGGACTTGCTCCAAGGTCGTGTGCATCGCATGGAAGCCTTAATTAATGGTCTTTTACAGTACTCCCGTGTGGGACGTTTCCGCACAGAGTTAGAACTGGTGGATATGGAGATTTTACTCGCTGAGGTGATTGATTCGTTGGCACCCCCTCCCGAATTTACAATCACGGTAATGCCAGACATGCCAACGCTTTGGATCGAACGAGTGCCCCTAGAACAAGTCTTTGCCAATTTAATCGGGAATGGGATTAAGCATCATCACCGAAAAGATGGGAAAATTGTCATTTCCGCACAAGAACACACAGATTGTTACGAATTTGCCATTGCTGATAATGGCCCAGGCATTGCCCCTGAGTTCCATGAAAAAGTCTTTATCATGTTTCAAACCTTAGAACCCCGTGACAAGGTAGAAAGTACGGGTGTGGGTTTGGCGATTGTAAAAAAGATTATTGAAGATAAGGGCGGAACCATTGTCCTAGAATCCGCTCCAAGTCAGGGAGCCACCTTTCGCTTTACCTGGCCTAAACAACCGATGGCATGA
- a CDS encoding endonuclease/exonuclease/phosphatase family protein → MEIRVMSFNLRYDKPDPGNHAWKVRKQAVAALITHYSPDLIGTQEGQSHQLLDLHRLLPNYQSVGSDRTGTDTGEYCAIFYRTERLRCLRTQDFVLSDTPEIPGSISPAWGNPIPRMASWAEFAVAGEARTVTLLNTHLDYKSVQARELGVKLIRNRIGRSELAESYLFLTGDFNADPGTLPREMLKSPLSNGVTLHDALTGIELEHQLSFHDFTGQASAAIDTIYYDSRVSLQNVCIDTEQWLGNWPSDHFPVVANFVSTGLNPDIERNNRD, encoded by the coding sequence ATGGAAATTAGGGTAATGAGCTTCAATTTGCGCTATGACAAGCCTGACCCCGGTAACCATGCCTGGAAGGTACGAAAACAGGCCGTGGCAGCGCTGATTACCCATTATTCACCCGATCTTATTGGCACCCAAGAAGGACAATCCCACCAGTTGCTGGACTTACATCGGTTGCTGCCGAATTACCAGAGTGTTGGGAGCGATCGCACGGGAACTGATACGGGTGAATATTGTGCTATTTTCTACCGAACTGAGCGGCTCAGGTGCCTAAGGACGCAAGATTTTGTTTTGAGCGATACCCCAGAAATCCCAGGGAGTATTAGCCCAGCTTGGGGCAATCCCATCCCGCGCATGGCTAGCTGGGCTGAATTTGCCGTTGCAGGGGAAGCCAGAACGGTAACCCTTTTGAATACTCATCTCGACTACAAAAGCGTTCAGGCACGAGAATTAGGGGTAAAGTTGATCCGCAATCGCATCGGGCGTTCAGAGTTGGCTGAGTCTTATCTGTTCCTCACAGGTGACTTTAACGCTGATCCGGGCACGCTTCCCAGGGAGATGTTGAAATCGCCTTTATCCAATGGTGTCACCCTGCACGACGCCTTAACCGGTATTGAATTAGAGCATCAACTCAGCTTTCACGACTTCACGGGGCAAGCAAGCGCTGCCATTGATACGATTTACTATGACAGCCGCGTTAGTTTGCAAAATGTATGCATCGATACTGAACAATGGCTGGGCAATTGGCCTTCCGATCACTTCCCCGTCGTCGCCAATTTTGTCTCTACAGGACTCAACCCTGACATAGAGAGGAATAATAGGGATTGA
- a CDS encoding response regulator encodes MNEKQTSVLLIDDDEVDVMTVKRAFKKNNITHPLYVAANGVEALALLRSNELPKLLPGQRRLILLDLNMPKMGGIEFLRELRTDDELRSLPVIVLTTSNEDKDKVEAYNLNVAGYIIKPVTFTKFVETMATLNKYWMLNEMP; translated from the coding sequence ATGAACGAGAAACAAACCAGCGTGTTACTGATTGATGATGACGAAGTCGATGTCATGACCGTCAAACGGGCTTTTAAGAAAAACAACATTACCCATCCCTTATACGTAGCGGCGAATGGGGTCGAAGCCTTAGCCCTGTTACGGAGTAACGAACTGCCCAAACTGTTACCAGGACAGCGAAGACTGATTTTATTGGATTTGAATATGCCCAAAATGGGTGGCATCGAGTTTCTCCGAGAGTTACGGACTGACGACGAACTCCGATCTCTCCCCGTCATTGTGCTGACGACATCCAATGAGGATAAAGATAAAGTTGAAGCTTATAATCTCAATGTCGCTGGTTATATCATCAAGCCAGTCACATTTACAAAATTTGTAGAAACTATGGCAACACTGAATAAATATTGGATGCTGAATGAGATGCCCTAA
- a CDS encoding PAS domain-containing protein: protein MDISFNPNISTSGNDFDDLQNPQSLARRLETSEARIYGLLATLPQIVWLAQINGSVTNFNPRWYEYTGLTASESLGWGFLKAIHPEDRDSLWPSYAASAVVSESVASNPGGCDPIECRIRDSDGIYRWFIGQRMPVKDTQGQILEWVAIYTLKDQPLYPINHSVGDQERGKSNISSSLKPARASSFALSSFASSSSRSNFSVCSPDPKSFGRRIELTPVLATLSQQESTLCDIPKSAQHRRRNWLNELSHTIIWETDATTEQFTFVSHSAEQVLGYPVEQWLENPDFWVNLIHPEDRQWTVAVCRKKIIQDRDYELEYRCLTADHRVVWLRDRAYMIRDEQGQVHKRRGLMVDITLAKLAEVELQARLRQQAAIAQLGQQALLRAPLSSLMDECLNLICQILGVEYCQVWEWLPDNNTLKLRAGFGWREGLVGQALIDASANTQAGYTLQSGQPVVVENLRGETRFQGSPLLHEHDICSGLSVIMGGMSLTRQEGEEELPDIALESQQEQQNSSTQDEPPTFAPALLTRTPLPSSLQRRYLPELNGATLSRQPWGVLAAHTSRQRVFSQSDVDFLQSVANVLAGAMQSQQTDAALYEATAQLAQTTAALEKRSKELDEFAYITSHDLKAPLRAIANLSQWIEEDIAHQLDAENRHQLQLLRGRVYRLEALIEGLLQYSRAGRLKSEPQEVDVGLLLKHVIDTLNPHAQFRIIIAPGMPTLMTERLPLERVFTQLIDNAIKHHPLADGTVMIGIEEQPDAYEFRVVDDGLGIAPQFHERVFGIFQTLQAKDTHENTGLGLAIAKRIVEGKGGTIRLESQEGQGATFYFTWPKVLR from the coding sequence ATGGATATATCCTTTAATCCCAATATATCAACCTCTGGCAACGATTTTGACGATTTGCAAAATCCCCAGAGCCTTGCTCGACGCCTAGAGACCAGTGAAGCCAGAATTTACGGTCTTCTGGCTACCCTACCTCAAATTGTTTGGCTGGCACAAATCAATGGCTCAGTCACTAATTTTAACCCCCGTTGGTATGAGTATACCGGTTTAACCGCCTCAGAATCACTGGGCTGGGGATTTCTCAAGGCTATACACCCAGAAGACCGGGATAGCTTATGGCCCAGCTATGCCGCCAGTGCTGTCGTGAGTGAATCGGTGGCTTCCAATCCAGGGGGATGCGACCCGATTGAATGCCGCATTCGTGACTCAGATGGGATTTACCGCTGGTTTATCGGGCAACGAATGCCAGTCAAGGATACACAGGGTCAGATTTTAGAATGGGTGGCTATTTATACGCTCAAAGATCAGCCTCTTTACCCGATTAACCATAGCGTTGGTGACCAAGAAAGAGGCAAGAGTAATATCAGCTCTTCCCTGAAGCCAGCAAGGGCATCTTCCTTCGCCCTTTCTTCTTTTGCCAGTTCTTCCAGCCGCTCAAACTTCTCGGTGTGTTCCCCAGATCCGAAATCTTTTGGGCGACGAATTGAACTCACTCCCGTGTTAGCGACATTATCCCAGCAGGAATCAACCTTATGTGACATCCCTAAGTCCGCCCAACACCGCCGTCGAAATTGGCTCAATGAACTGTCACATACCATTATTTGGGAAACAGATGCCACAACCGAACAATTTACCTTTGTCAGCCACAGTGCTGAGCAGGTATTGGGCTATCCGGTGGAGCAGTGGCTGGAAAACCCCGATTTTTGGGTTAATTTGATTCATCCCGAAGATCGACAGTGGACGGTGGCGGTATGCCGTAAGAAAATAATTCAAGACCGAGATTATGAACTAGAGTATCGATGTTTAACCGCCGATCATCGAGTCGTCTGGTTGCGCGATCGCGCATACATGATTCGTGACGAACAAGGGCAAGTACACAAGCGTCGTGGGCTGATGGTAGACATTACCTTAGCAAAACTTGCGGAAGTCGAACTCCAAGCCCGTCTTCGTCAGCAAGCTGCGATCGCCCAACTCGGTCAACAGGCGCTCTTGCGTGCCCCCTTGTCTAGCCTCATGGACGAATGCCTTAATCTAATCTGCCAAATCCTAGGAGTTGAGTATTGTCAAGTGTGGGAATGGCTTCCCGATAACAATACCTTGAAACTCCGAGCCGGCTTCGGATGGCGAGAGGGGCTAGTCGGGCAAGCGTTAATTGATGCCAGCGCCAATACACAGGCGGGTTATACCTTGCAATCCGGTCAACCCGTGGTGGTAGAAAACCTGCGCGGCGAAACCCGCTTCCAGGGTTCACCCTTGCTGCACGAGCATGACATTTGCAGTGGCCTGAGTGTGATTATGGGAGGCATGTCCTTGACCCGACAAGAAGGAGAGGAGGAGCTCCCGGATATAGCTTTAGAGAGCCAGCAAGAGCAACAGAATTCCTCAACTCAAGATGAGCCACCCACTTTTGCCCCAGCCCTTCTCACTCGAACACCACTGCCCTCCTCCCTCCAACGGCGGTACCTTCCAGAACTCAATGGGGCTACCTTATCCCGTCAACCCTGGGGCGTTTTAGCGGCTCACACCAGTAGACAACGGGTGTTTAGCCAGAGTGATGTAGATTTTCTTCAGTCTGTCGCTAACGTCCTAGCCGGAGCCATGCAGTCTCAGCAAACCGATGCAGCCCTCTACGAGGCAACAGCCCAACTGGCTCAAACCACAGCCGCCTTAGAAAAGCGCAGCAAAGAACTTGACGAATTTGCCTATATTACCTCTCATGATTTGAAAGCACCCCTACGTGCGATCGCGAACTTATCGCAGTGGATTGAGGAAGATATCGCCCATCAACTCGATGCAGAAAACCGCCATCAACTCCAACTGCTACGGGGAAGAGTTTACCGCTTAGAAGCCCTAATCGAGGGTCTATTGCAGTATTCTCGTGCAGGACGGCTGAAATCAGAGCCACAAGAGGTGGATGTTGGTCTGTTGTTAAAACATGTGATCGATACCCTGAATCCACACGCTCAATTTAGGATTATCATTGCGCCAGGAATGCCCACGCTGATGACGGAGCGGTTACCCCTTGAGCGAGTTTTTACTCAGTTAATTGATAATGCAATTAAACACCACCCCTTAGCGGATGGAACAGTCATGATCGGCATTGAGGAACAACCCGATGCTTATGAGTTTAGGGTCGTCGATGATGGTTTGGGCATCGCCCCTCAGTTTCATGAAAGAGTGTTTGGCATCTTTCAGACACTACAAGCCAAGGACACCCATGAGAACACAGGGTTAGGTTTAGCGATCGCCAAACGGATTGTAGAAGGCAAAGGAGGTACCATCCGATTAGAATCTCAAGAAGGTCAGGGCGCAACGTTTTATTTCACCTGGCCCAAGGTGTTGCGCTGA
- a CDS encoding dolichyl-phosphate-mannose--protein mannosyltransferase, with amino-acid sequence MTWSKKLSHSSIPWFGIGMSVIFLCSLALRFWGLGRFNTLVFDEVYYAKFANNYLTGTHFFNAHPPLSQYIIAIGMWIGSHLPIGQDNLNGLTGSLRSTWSYRWLNALTGSVIPLVVGALAYALNRRKSFALIAALFAATDGLFLVESRYALNNVYLVILGLLGQLFFLKALGQNQRRWPNLALSGMFFGASACIKWNGLWFLLGVYMIWVAAWVMQWLRWLLKRARERSKKFLPPHVGFREDTEVSPLQDSEGVRTPLQNLTQLKLVQFVGNFAIIPVLTYSLLWIPHLQMNPEPGFWQAQHDILTFHEKIGDGPKVHPYCSRWFSWLLMWRPVAYFYQTARTPNEQVPAYPPLPAGAGKYVFDVHAIGNPFLWWLSTAAIVWLLWRLAQRFIQGDGWKFSLTSSTWIALYLVLGWLANLLPWTKVTRCIFLYHYMGASVFSGLALAWLVDRWLRSDQTQYKSASVTILLVVVAAFVFWLPIYLGLPLPIPHYQLRMWFRSWI; translated from the coding sequence ATGACTTGGTCTAAAAAGCTATCCCATTCGTCTATCCCTTGGTTCGGCATCGGCATGAGCGTTATCTTTCTGTGCTCACTTGCCCTGCGCTTCTGGGGACTGGGTCGATTTAATACTCTGGTGTTTGATGAGGTTTATTACGCTAAGTTTGCTAACAACTACTTGACAGGAACGCATTTCTTTAATGCTCATCCCCCCTTGAGTCAATACATCATTGCCATTGGCATGTGGATTGGCTCTCATCTTCCCATCGGGCAAGATAACCTCAACGGGTTGACCGGTTCGCTACGTTCTACTTGGAGTTACCGCTGGCTCAATGCCTTAACGGGTTCGGTTATTCCCTTAGTGGTGGGGGCATTGGCTTATGCACTCAATCGGCGTAAGAGTTTTGCGTTGATTGCTGCCCTATTTGCCGCCACCGATGGCTTGTTCTTGGTCGAGTCCCGCTATGCCCTGAACAACGTCTATTTGGTCATCCTAGGGTTATTGGGTCAGTTGTTTTTTCTCAAAGCCTTGGGGCAAAATCAGCGGCGCTGGCCCAATCTTGCCCTATCCGGTATGTTTTTTGGGGCATCCGCTTGCATCAAGTGGAACGGGTTATGGTTCCTCCTGGGCGTTTATATGATTTGGGTGGCGGCTTGGGTGATGCAGTGGCTGCGGTGGCTGTTAAAACGAGCCAGGGAACGGTCTAAAAAGTTTCTTCCCCCCCACGTTGGATTTCGGGAAGACACGGAAGTATCGCCTTTACAGGATTCAGAAGGGGTAAGAACTCCCCTGCAAAACCTTACCCAGTTGAAGCTTGTCCAGTTTGTCGGGAATTTTGCCATCATTCCCGTTTTGACTTATAGCCTGTTGTGGATTCCTCATCTACAGATGAATCCAGAACCTGGGTTCTGGCAAGCGCAGCATGATATTTTGACCTTTCACGAAAAAATTGGGGATGGGCCCAAAGTTCATCCTTACTGTTCTCGATGGTTTAGTTGGCTGTTGATGTGGCGTCCCGTAGCCTACTTTTATCAAACCGCTCGTACCCCGAACGAACAAGTCCCCGCTTATCCACCCTTACCGGCGGGGGCAGGGAAATATGTTTTTGATGTTCACGCGATTGGCAATCCTTTCTTGTGGTGGCTCTCAACGGCGGCAATTGTATGGCTGCTGTGGCGGTTGGCTCAACGTTTTATACAAGGAGACGGGTGGAAATTTTCTTTAACGTCTTCCACCTGGATTGCACTCTACCTGGTTCTGGGTTGGCTGGCTAATTTATTGCCTTGGACGAAAGTGACTCGCTGTATATTTCTCTACCATTACATGGGAGCGTCCGTTTTTTCGGGCTTAGCCCTGGCTTGGTTAGTGGATCGCTGGTTACGCAGTGACCAAACTCAGTATAAAAGTGCAAGTGTCACGATTCTCTTGGTTGTTGTTGCGGCGTTTGTTTTCTGGTTACCTATCTATTTGGGGCTTCCCCTACCGATACCCCATTATCAACTCCGGATGTGGTTCCGCTCTTGGATTTGA
- a CDS encoding ATP-binding protein, translating to MEEIIKILVVEDDEVDRMAVSRALKRAGMSVEITASVDCHSALAALLQGSIGEDGNDTTQETHPANATLKEPNFDCVLLDYRLPDGDGLGLVQQVRGIGIKVPLVVLTGQGDEQLAVELMKAGASDYLAKSKLSPETLSRSVRNAVRIYRAEKQAASADERLRESEERYRLVLEGSNDGIWDWDLITHAIYCNDRLYEIMGLSADEVVINYDLVCQLIHPEDRLRISQAVAAHLQDNVELDVEFRLLHSSGEYRYCMARGKAWRDAQGKPFRMSGVISDITERKRAEESLRFLAEASAMLSASLDYEKTLASLARLAVPFLADLCVVDIVENGVVRRMGVAHADPTRDEQVRKLHHLYPPDLNGTHPAIKVIQTGIAVLVPEMADQEWIGATYNAEHLQIVQDMSFKSYMTVPLLVRGRTLGAISLVSTQQSRRYKPADLALAEELARRAALSLENGQLYRETQETSENLRQAILILGEQQQQLRTLQQLTNLLNQRLTNLPGLLREMAEAVAGAIPGAQFCCIMLNNPQCDGLVLTVMAGIETEKLRLENAFSPQGGLLYQVFSTGESQLIQNREGESASLQKHPAAMYAVAIESVQSGRLGVLTIGNWQDHNAFDEEDRNLLVAVGEQAAIAIDNARMIKALEEQEKRLEDQNEMLAHKNQELEHQRQQLQLNNLQLLEAARLKSQFLATMSHELRTPMNSVIGFSQLLLRQRHNPLTSQQTDMMKRILDNGKHLLALIDEILDLSKIDTGRLQLKLETFNLMTLVKATVEELRSLADERNLMLHVHDQLKNANVINDSVRLRQILVNLLSNGIKFTETGSVEVEVKEIAPNRLVIAVKDTGIGIAEEELGHIFEEFRQIDQTTTRRYPGTGLGLAITKSLVELMQGTIEVESQLGQGSTFRIELPRTVKPSTSNLPRTGHKLTQLGASSLSHGSLTQSLKKPTAGRILY from the coding sequence ATGGAAGAAATTATCAAAATCTTGGTGGTGGAAGATGATGAAGTGGATCGCATGGCGGTGAGCCGAGCGTTGAAAAGGGCTGGAATGTCAGTCGAAATTACAGCCTCAGTTGATTGCCACAGCGCTCTGGCTGCCTTGCTGCAAGGGAGCATTGGGGAGGATGGCAACGACACAACTCAAGAAACCCACCCCGCTAACGCCACCCTTAAAGAACCCAACTTTGATTGTGTTCTACTCGATTATCGCCTGCCCGATGGCGACGGATTGGGTCTGGTTCAACAAGTCCGGGGAATTGGCATCAAAGTGCCCTTGGTGGTGCTAACGGGTCAGGGAGACGAGCAACTGGCTGTTGAACTGATGAAAGCGGGGGCATCCGACTATCTGGCTAAAAGCAAACTCTCACCCGAAACCCTCTCACGCAGCGTTCGCAATGCGGTTCGCATTTACCGAGCGGAAAAGCAGGCAGCATCAGCCGACGAACGCTTGCGAGAAAGTGAAGAACGCTACCGCTTGGTACTCGAAGGCTCCAATGATGGGATATGGGATTGGGATCTCATCACCCATGCCATCTATTGCAATGACCGCCTTTATGAAATTATGGGCTTGTCAGCCGATGAGGTGGTGATTAATTACGATCTGGTTTGTCAGCTCATCCATCCAGAAGATCGCCTCAGAATTAGTCAGGCTGTCGCGGCTCACCTGCAAGATAACGTTGAACTCGATGTCGAATTTCGACTACTGCATAGCTCTGGAGAATATCGCTACTGCATGGCACGGGGTAAAGCTTGGCGAGATGCCCAAGGGAAACCCTTCCGGATGTCGGGCGTAATCAGCGACATTACCGAACGGAAACGAGCGGAAGAATCGTTGCGATTTTTGGCAGAGGCGAGTGCGATGCTTTCAGCCTCTTTGGACTACGAAAAGACGTTAGCAAGCCTCGCCCGACTTGCTGTGCCTTTCCTGGCGGATTTGTGCGTTGTCGATATTGTCGAAAACGGAGTTGTGCGACGGATGGGGGTTGCTCATGCTGACCCCACGCGGGACGAACAAGTCCGAAAACTGCACCATTTATACCCACCTGACCTCAACGGCACCCATCCGGCGATCAAGGTGATACAGACAGGGATCGCCGTCCTCGTTCCGGAAATGGCTGATCAGGAATGGATCGGGGCGACTTACAATGCTGAACACCTGCAAATTGTACAGGACATGAGCTTCAAGTCTTATATGACTGTACCTCTTTTAGTGCGGGGGCGGACTTTGGGGGCGATTTCTTTGGTCTCTACTCAACAAAGTCGTCGTTATAAGCCAGCCGATTTAGCCCTGGCAGAGGAACTCGCCCGTCGTGCGGCATTATCCCTAGAGAATGGTCAGCTTTATCGGGAGACACAGGAGACGAGTGAAAACCTGCGTCAGGCGATTTTGATTTTAGGAGAACAACAACAGCAACTGCGAACGTTACAACAACTAACGAATCTTCTGAACCAACGTTTAACGAACTTGCCCGGTTTGTTGCGAGAGATGGCAGAGGCGGTGGCAGGTGCGATTCCCGGTGCCCAGTTTTGTTGCATCATGCTGAATAACCCCCAGTGCGATGGACTGGTATTGACGGTGATGGCGGGAATTGAGACGGAAAAACTGCGATTGGAAAATGCCTTTTCTCCCCAGGGGGGGTTGCTCTATCAAGTTTTCTCAACGGGAGAATCTCAGTTAATTCAAAATCGAGAGGGTGAATCAGCGTCCTTACAGAAGCATCCGGCGGCGATGTACGCGGTGGCGATTGAATCGGTGCAATCGGGACGTCTAGGAGTGCTGACGATCGGGAATTGGCAAGATCACAATGCCTTTGATGAAGAAGACCGGAATCTGCTGGTGGCGGTTGGGGAACAAGCCGCGATCGCCATTGACAATGCTCGCATGATTAAAGCCTTGGAGGAGCAAGAAAAACGTTTAGAAGACCAAAATGAGATGCTGGCTCACAAGAATCAAGAACTGGAACATCAACGACAGCAGCTTCAGCTCAATAACCTGCAATTATTAGAAGCGGCACGGCTGAAATCTCAGTTTCTCGCCACCATGTCCCATGAGTTGCGTACACCGATGAATTCGGTGATTGGGTTTTCTCAGTTGCTCTTGCGCCAGCGTCACAACCCATTGACCTCGCAACAAACCGATATGATGAAGCGCATTCTCGACAATGGTAAACACCTGTTGGCGCTGATTGATGAAATCCTTGACCTCTCCAAGATTGACACGGGACGTTTGCAGTTGAAGCTGGAAACGTTTAACCTGATGACCTTAGTCAAGGCAACCGTGGAGGAGCTGCGATCGCTGGCAGATGAAAGGAACTTAATGCTGCATGTCCACGACCAGCTAAAAAATGCCAATGTGATTAATGATAGCGTTCGCCTGCGGCAGATCTTAGTCAATCTCCTCTCCAACGGAATTAAGTTTACCGAGACGGGCAGCGTGGAGGTGGAGGTAAAGGAGATTGCGCCTAATCGCTTGGTCATTGCAGTCAAGGATACAGGCATTGGCATTGCCGAAGAGGAGTTAGGACATATTTTTGAGGAGTTCCGGCAAATCGATCAAACAACCACTCGTCGGTATCCAGGTACAGGGTTAGGGCTAGCGATTACCAAATCCTTAGTGGAGTTGATGCAGGGAACCATTGAGGTTGAGAGTCAACTCGGTCAAGGGTCTACCTTCCGCATCGAACTGCCGAGAACTGTCAAACCCTCTACTTCAAACTTACCTCGCACCGGTCATAAACTCACTCAGCTTGGAGCCAGTTCTTTAAGCCATGGTTCTTTGACTCAGTCGTTGAAAAAGCCGACGGCGGGGAGGATACTGTATTAA